In the Hordeum vulgare subsp. vulgare chromosome 7H, MorexV3_pseudomolecules_assembly, whole genome shotgun sequence genome, one interval contains:
- the LOC123412255 gene encoding U-box domain-containing protein 15-like, with protein sequence MLSSMFGARPAGEPDPPEPSGRHLSDVDLLDELLATVGAARAFQEFRRSQRKECFTLLRWLQLVLPLIEELREASPPRPLTDDAYRRLALLSRAFQAARRLLRCCHDGSKIFLSLESEAVQGRFRAVYEKVNLALDGMPYSDIGISDEVKEQVELINAQLKRSKKRADTQDMELAMDFLVVLQDKEDRSADRVILERLAKKLELQSLADLRAETMAIKKLINERNGQQPESTEQIIELLNKLKDVAGIDEKNILGEVHIPKYLEKCPSLMIPNDFLCPISLEIMTDPVIIASGRTYERRSIQKWLDAGQRTCPKTQQPLAHLSLAPNFALKNLILQWCENNKVEIQTRADEPPVEEVSKEVLIPSLVKDLSSPNLDVQRKAVKKIRSLSKESPENRTLITDSGGIAALVGLLQYPDKKIQDNTVTSLLNLSIDEANKVLIAKGNAIPLIIEVLKNGSVEGQENSAAALFSLSMVDENKVVIGALGGVPPLVNLLKNGTIRGKKDANTAIFNLLLNHQNKLRAIEAGIVPVLLKILDDAKLSMVDEALSIFLLLGSNSACRATIGTESFVETLVRIIKEGTPKNKECALSVILELGSCNNALMVHALGFGLQEHLTEIAKSGTSRAQRKANSLIQLARKCQS encoded by the exons ATGCTGTCGTCCATGTTCGGGGCGCGGCCGGCGGGGGAGCCGGACCCGCCGGAGCCGTCGGGGCGGCATCTCTCCGACGTGGACCTGCTGGACGAGCTGCTCGCCACCGTCGGCGCCGCGCGCGCGTTCCAGGAGTTCCGCCGCTCGCAGCGCAAGGAGTGCTTCACCCTCCTCCGCTGGCTCCAGCTCGTGCTCCCGCTCATCGAGGAGCTCCGCGAGGCCTCCCCGCCCCGCCCCCTCACCGACGACGCCTACCGCCGCCTCGCGCTCCTCAGCCGCGCCTTCCAGGCcgcccgccgcctcctccgctgCTGCCACGACGGCAGCAAGATCTTCCTC TCGCTGGAGAGCGAGGCCGTGCAGGGGAGGTTCCGGGCCGTCTACGAGAAGGTCAACCTCGCCCTGGACGGCATGCCCTACTCGGACATCGGCATCTCCGACGAGGTCAAGGAGCAA GTGGAGCTCATCAACGCGCAGCTGAAGCGGAGCAAGAAGAGGGCCGACACCCAGGACATGGAGCTCGCCATGGACTTCCTGGTGGTGCTCCAGGACAAGGAGGACCGCAGCGCCGACAGGGTCATCCTGGAGCGGCTGGCCAAGAAGCTCGAGCTGCAGAGCCTGGCCGACCTGCGCGCCGAGACCATGGCCATCAAGAAGCTCATCAACGAGCGCAACGGGCAGCAACCCGAGAGCACAGAGCAGATCATCGAGCTTCTCAACAAGCTCAAGGACGTTGCTGGCATCGACGAGAAGAACATCCTCGGCGAGGTCCATATCCCCAAGTACCTGGAGAAGTGCCCCTCCCTCATGATCCCCAACGACTTCCTCTGCCCCATCTCCCTCGAGATCATGACCGACCCCGTCATCATCGCCAGCGGCCGG ACTTACGAGAGGAGAAGCATCCAGAAGTGGCTGGACGCGGGGCAGCGAACGTGTCCCAAGACGCAGCAGCCGTTGGCGCATCTGTCGCTGGCGCCCAAttttgctctcaagaacttgatccTGCAGTGGTGTGAGAATAACAAGGTAGAGATCCAGACAAGAGCTGACGAACCTCCTGTCGAGGAAGTGAGTAAGGAGGTACTCATCCCGTCGTTGGTGAAGGACCTGTCATCGCCAAACCTCGACGTGCAGCGCAAGGCCGTCAAGAAGATCCGGTCGCTCTCCAAGGAGAGCCCGGAGAACCGCACACTCATCACTGACAGTGGTGGCATCGCGGCCCTTGTCGGCCTCCTGCAGTACCCGGACAAGAAGATCCAGGACAACACGGTCACGTCGTTGCTCAACCTCTCGATCGACGAGGCCAACAAGGTGTTGATTGCCAAGGGAAATGCCATCCCATTAATCATTGAAGTCCTCAAGAACGGCAGTGTTGAGGGGCAGGAGAACTCTGCGGCCGCGCTCTTCAGCCTGTCCATGGTGGACGAGAACAAGGTGGTCATAGGGGCCTTGGGAGGTGTGCCTCCGTTGGTGAACCTCCTCAAGAATGGCACGATCAGAGGGAAGAAGGACGCTAACACCGCCATCTTCAACCTATTGCTGAACCACCAGAACAAGTTAAGAGCTATTGAGGCCGGCATTGTCCCCGTGCTGCTCAAAATTCTCGACGACGCGAAGCTCAGTATGGTTGATGAGGCCCTCTCTATCTTCCTCCTGCTTGGTTCCAACTCTGCTTGTCGGGCCACGATTGGGACAGAGAGTTTCGTCGAGACCCTTGTGCGGATCATCAAAGAGGGGACGCCCAAGAACAAGGAGTGTGCATTGTCTGTTATCCTCGAGCTTGGATCATGTAATAATGCCCTTATGGTGCACGCCCTCGGGTTCGGCCTCCAGGAGCATCTCACGGAAATTGCCAAGAGCGGCACGAGCAGAGCACAGAGGAAGGCAAACTCTCTGATTCAGCTTGCCCGGAAGTGCCAATCGTAG